In Vigna angularis cultivar LongXiaoDou No.4 chromosome 8, ASM1680809v1, whole genome shotgun sequence, one DNA window encodes the following:
- the LOC108345341 gene encoding UDP-glycosyltransferase 83A1, with protein MGIPTVLALPFAAQGHVNPMMTFSQKLVENGCKVIFVNTEFNHRRVVSSMEQKGASSPDEESVLKLVSIPDGLAPDDDRSDQAKLCEAIQKTMPEALEKLIEDIHSKGENKINFIVADVCMAWALDVGRKIGIKGAVLCPASAAIFTLLHSVPMLIHDGIVDSDLGLTSTTEKRIRISPSMPEMDTEDFFWLNMGEPSTGKKVLKYLLHCAESFHLTEWWLCNTTPELEPGTLSYLPKILPIGPLLRSNDNDSKKIATTKSMGQFWEEDHSCMSWLDEQAHGSVLYVAFGSFTLFDQNQFNELSLGLDLTNRPFLWVIREDNRMAYPHEFKGQKGKIVSWAPQQKVLSHPAIACFVTHCGWNSTMEGLSNGVPFLCWPYFGDQLCNRTHICDELMVGLGIDKDQNGVVSREELKTKVEQFFNDDNIKPMSVGLKEKVLNNIAKGGTSYENLNKFVKMIKE; from the exons atgGGAATTCCAACTGTGTTAGCTTTGCCATTTGCAGCACAAGGGCATGTGAACCCCATGATGACATTCTCACAGAAGCTGGTTGAGAATGGATGCAAAGTAATTTTTGTGAACACAGAATTTAACCACAGGAGAGTGGTAAGTTCTATGGAGCAAAAAGGTGCTTCTAGCCCTGATGAAGAATCTGTGCTGAAGTTGGTATCAATCCCTGATGGTTTAGCACCTGATGATGACAGAAGCGATCAGGCCAAGCTGTGTGAGGCCATTCAAAAAACCATGCCAGAAGCACTTGAGAAGCTCATAGAGGATATTCATTCCAAAGGTGAGAATAAAATCAACTTCATTGTTGCAGATGTGTGCATGGCTTGGGCTTTGGATGTTGGGAGGAAAATCGGAATCAAAGGAGCTGTGTTGTGTCCAGCATCAGCAGCTATTTTCACCTTGCTGCACAGCGTCCCTATGCTTATTCATGATGGCATTGTAGACTCTGATTTAG GTTTAACATCAACGACAGAAAAGAGAATTCGGATTTCGCCAAGTATGCCTGAGATGGACACAGAAGACTTTTTCTGGTTGAATATGGGTGAGCCAAGTACTGGTAAGAAAGTGCTCAAGTATTTGCTGCATTGTGCAGAAAGTTTTCATTTGACAGAATGGTGGCTTTGCAACACCACACCTGAACTTGAACCTGGGACATTATCGTATCTTCCGAAGATCCTCCCAATTGGGCCATTGTTAAGAAGCAATGATAATGATAGTAAGAAAATTGCAACTACAAAATCAATGGGACAATTCTGGGAAGAAGATCACTCTTGCATGAGTTGGTTAGATGAACAAGCCCATGGTTCTGTGTTGTATGTTGCATTTGGAAGTTTCACTCTTTTTGACCAAAACCAATTCAATGAACTTTCCCTAGGACTAGACCTCACCAACAGACCTTTTCTTTGGGTTATAAGAGAAGACAATAGAATGGCATACCCTCATGAATTCAAAGGGCAGAAAGGTAAGATAGTGAGTTGGGCACCTCAACAAAAGGTTTTAAGCCACCCTGCCATAGCATGTTTTGTGACTCATTGTGGTTGGAACTCTACCATGGAAGGTTTGTCCAATGGGGTACCTTTCTTGTGTTGGCCATACTTTGGAGACCAACTTTGCAACAGAACACATATTTGTGATGAGTTAATGGTTGGGTTGGGGATTGACAAAGATCAAAATGGAGTTGTGTCACGAGAGGAGTTGAAAACCAAAGTGGAACAATTCTTTAATGATGACAACATAAAACCTATGTCTGTCGGGTTGAAGGAGAAAGTCTTGAACAACATAGCAAAAGGAGGAACATCTTATGAGAATCTTAACAAGTTTGTGAAGATGATAAAAGAATAA